A single window of Paenibacillus sp. SYP-B4298 DNA harbors:
- a CDS encoding MarR family winged helix-turn-helix transcriptional regulator: MVDQSMLPDIIRRYETTMFIVNRRVNAFIRELIPEELTIDQFSMLRKINEQGSVTSSELAEWFCVGKSSITAIITRLADKGLLQRRPDSKDRRVTHLELTGEGKELTEILDQKIQEMLGMYLQHFELEEAMQFMNLFEKLGRVLSEPPEGSGNAT, translated from the coding sequence TTGGTCGATCAATCCATGCTGCCGGATATTATCCGGCGATATGAGACGACGATGTTCATTGTGAACCGCAGGGTGAATGCTTTTATTCGGGAGCTGATCCCTGAGGAGCTGACAATTGACCAGTTTTCCATGCTCCGTAAAATTAATGAACAAGGCAGTGTAACCTCGTCGGAGCTGGCGGAATGGTTCTGCGTAGGCAAGAGCTCGATCACGGCCATCATAACCCGGTTGGCTGATAAGGGGCTGCTACAGCGGAGGCCGGACAGTAAGGATCGCAGGGTGACACACCTGGAGCTGACCGGGGAGGGGAAGGAGCTTACAGAGATACTTGATCAGAAGATTCAGGAGATGCTCGGGATGTACCTGCAGCATTTTGAATTGGAAGAGGCCATGCAGTTTATGAATTTGTTTGAGAAGCTGGGTCGGGTGCTCAGTGAACCTCCAGAGGGGAGCGGTAACGCTACATGA
- a CDS encoding MMPL family transporter: MKMILKFKWLILVLWLVGAVGLFLGAPNMEQLVRDKGQIGVPDGYTSSKADELLIQLQNGSEEASKSESAVLAFHNEQGLTEKDLAEIRQGVETLDRDKAKYGITSVMSHFLTPELEEQMKAEDGKTVLTLISIVPDGRTPGEMRDVLYEATESIGVDHYFTGNWLIMEDVVQSSQEGLRKTEIITLVFILGILFIVFRSAIAPLIPLVTVGLSYLVSQSIVAFLVHYFDFPLSNFTQIFMVAVLFGIGTDYCILLISRFKEELAHSNDRTEAVLATYRTAGKTVFYSGLAVLVGFCSISFSQFMLYRSAVAVAVGVAVMMIALVTVVPFFMAVMGKAIFWPQRGSLEHKQSAVWGAVGSFSLKRPLRALIILAVLIVPFLVSYKGVVSFNSLDELGSKYNSVKAFEIISDSFGPGDTLPSTVVVKVDQPLDSSEGLAAVEQISRELAKVDGVKAVRSATRPTGEALEDFEVGKQVETLGHGLGEGGDGLNKIGDGLADASKALSDNAPKLDEAVDGTAQLINGTNKLKSGVTQLGDGLKQIEKGLRDGSAGAGELKAGLEQAKASADQLAQASKSLLDGYRQMSGGVSQLSAGYADVAEKQGQLAAQLGGTLERLGALGEAHPELKEDAIFGELQQSLAISKATAEGIGQGLTQLNTQLAGIGGGMEQANGGLSQAISGQEQLADGLGQLAEGIGKLQAGVQQAADGQGQIIKKLPELSGGFEQLASGQKELQNGFADINGQLSKLTDGLNQSVDGLTQVSDGLQSAQTYLNELSGVSNRQMTGWFLPEEALDKKEFQSALDVYMSEDRKLAKFEVVFEGNPYATETLEKTPLLQEAAARAIKGTAFEQAELAVGGVSSTNNDLKNISAADYSRTAIFMLAGILLILIILFRSFVIPVYLVASLLLTYYTSLAMTEVIFVRILGYSGVSWAVPFFGFVMLMALGIDYSIFLMDRFKEYRSMSPMEAILLSMKNMGTVIMSAALILGGTFAAMLPSGVMSLLQIATLVLSGLFLYALVMLPLFVPVMVRMFGEANWWPFMKRSGETGNHVAGHTSSRGGNVSH; this comes from the coding sequence ATGAAGATGATATTGAAGTTTAAATGGCTCATTCTGGTGCTCTGGCTGGTCGGAGCAGTGGGCCTGTTCCTCGGTGCGCCCAACATGGAGCAGCTTGTGCGGGACAAAGGGCAGATCGGAGTTCCAGATGGATATACGTCCTCCAAGGCGGATGAATTGCTGATTCAGCTTCAGAATGGCAGCGAAGAGGCGTCGAAGTCAGAGTCGGCGGTACTTGCTTTTCATAACGAGCAGGGACTGACGGAGAAGGATCTGGCAGAGATCCGGCAAGGGGTAGAGACACTCGACCGCGATAAGGCTAAATACGGCATCACATCAGTGATGAGCCATTTCCTTACGCCTGAGCTGGAAGAGCAGATGAAGGCCGAGGATGGCAAGACGGTGCTGACGCTCATCAGTATCGTGCCGGACGGACGCACGCCGGGCGAGATGAGGGATGTGCTGTATGAGGCGACGGAGAGTATCGGCGTCGACCATTATTTTACCGGAAACTGGCTTATTATGGAGGATGTAGTACAAAGCTCTCAGGAAGGGCTGCGGAAGACGGAGATTATTACGCTGGTGTTCATTCTCGGGATTCTGTTCATCGTCTTCCGCTCTGCGATCGCCCCGCTCATTCCGCTCGTTACGGTCGGGCTGAGCTACTTGGTGTCACAGTCGATTGTTGCTTTCCTGGTTCATTATTTTGATTTCCCATTATCCAATTTTACACAGATATTCATGGTTGCCGTTCTATTCGGGATCGGGACGGACTATTGCATTCTGTTGATCAGCCGTTTCAAGGAGGAGCTGGCGCATAGCAATGACCGCACAGAGGCTGTGCTTGCCACATATCGCACGGCAGGCAAGACAGTATTCTATTCCGGGCTGGCCGTGCTGGTCGGCTTCTGCTCGATCAGCTTCTCTCAATTCATGCTGTACCGCTCAGCGGTCGCTGTCGCTGTAGGAGTCGCCGTCATGATGATCGCCCTGGTGACGGTAGTGCCATTCTTTATGGCTGTGATGGGCAAGGCGATCTTCTGGCCGCAGCGAGGCTCCCTCGAGCATAAGCAGAGCGCGGTGTGGGGGGCTGTCGGCTCCTTCTCGCTGAAGCGTCCGCTGCGCGCGTTGATTATTCTGGCCGTGCTGATCGTTCCGTTCCTGGTGTCGTACAAGGGAGTGGTATCGTTCAATTCGCTGGATGAGCTGGGCAGCAAGTATAATTCGGTCAAGGCGTTCGAGATTATCTCTGACAGCTTCGGCCCTGGCGACACTCTCCCATCTACCGTAGTAGTGAAGGTGGATCAGCCGCTCGACAGCTCTGAAGGTCTGGCTGCGGTGGAGCAGATCAGCCGGGAGCTGGCCAAGGTGGACGGTGTGAAGGCTGTTCGCAGCGCCACTCGCCCTACAGGCGAGGCGCTGGAGGATTTCGAGGTCGGCAAGCAGGTGGAGACACTCGGCCATGGACTGGGCGAAGGCGGAGACGGCCTGAACAAGATCGGCGACGGTCTGGCCGATGCCAGCAAGGCGTTAAGTGATAATGCGCCGAAGCTGGATGAGGCTGTCGATGGTACAGCGCAGCTAATCAATGGCACGAATAAGCTGAAGTCGGGCGTCACTCAGCTCGGTGACGGTCTGAAGCAGATCGAGAAGGGGCTGCGCGACGGCTCCGCGGGAGCGGGCGAGCTGAAGGCCGGGCTGGAGCAGGCCAAGGCAAGCGCCGACCAGCTCGCGCAGGCATCGAAGTCGCTGCTGGATGGCTATCGCCAGATGAGCGGCGGTGTCAGTCAACTGTCCGCGGGCTACGCGGATGTGGCGGAGAAGCAGGGGCAGCTTGCGGCTCAATTGGGCGGCACACTGGAGCGCCTGGGCGCGCTCGGTGAGGCGCATCCAGAGCTGAAGGAGGATGCGATATTCGGCGAGCTGCAGCAATCGCTAGCGATCTCGAAGGCAACGGCTGAAGGGATCGGCCAAGGGCTGACACAGTTGAATACGCAGTTGGCAGGCATAGGCGGTGGGATGGAGCAGGCCAATGGGGGCCTGAGTCAGGCCATCTCCGGTCAGGAGCAACTGGCTGACGGTCTGGGGCAGCTTGCGGAGGGAATCGGCAAGCTGCAGGCAGGCGTTCAGCAGGCAGCCGATGGGCAAGGGCAGATCATTAAGAAGCTTCCAGAGCTATCAGGTGGCTTTGAGCAGTTGGCGAGTGGTCAGAAGGAGCTGCAGAACGGCTTCGCAGATATTAATGGACAGCTCTCCAAGCTGACGGATGGTCTCAATCAGAGCGTCGACGGCTTGACACAGGTATCGGACGGCTTGCAATCCGCCCAGACCTATCTGAATGAGCTGTCCGGTGTATCGAACCGCCAGATGACAGGTTGGTTCCTGCCGGAAGAGGCACTCGACAAGAAGGAATTCCAATCGGCGCTTGATGTGTATATGTCCGAGGATCGCAAGCTGGCGAAATTCGAGGTGGTCTTCGAAGGCAATCCGTATGCGACAGAGACGCTGGAGAAGACACCATTGCTGCAGGAAGCAGCAGCACGGGCGATTAAGGGCACAGCCTTTGAACAGGCAGAGCTGGCGGTAGGCGGTGTATCCAGCACGAACAACGACTTGAAGAATATCTCGGCTGCGGACTATTCCCGCACGGCAATCTTCATGCTGGCAGGCATTCTGCTTATTCTAATCATCTTGTTCCGTTCGTTTGTTATTCCGGTGTATCTGGTCGCATCGCTGCTGCTGACGTATTACACGTCGCTCGCGATGACAGAGGTGATCTTCGTCCGTATTCTGGGCTACTCGGGCGTAAGCTGGGCGGTGCCATTCTTCGGCTTCGTCATGCTGATGGCACTCGGCATTGACTATAGTATCTTCCTGATGGATCGGTTCAAGGAATACCGTAGCATGTCGCCGATGGAGGCGATCCTGCTCTCGATGAAGAACATGGGGACGGTCATTATGTCCGCTGCGCTCATCCTGGGTGGTACCTTCGCCGCGATGCTGCCGTCCGGCGTTATGTCGCTGCTCCAGATTGCAACACTCGTATTAAGTGGATTATTCTTGTATGCACTAGTGATGCTGCCGCTGTTCGTACCGGTCATGGTGCGCATGTTCGGGGAGGCCAACTGGTGGCCTTTCATGAAGCGCAGCGGCGAGACGGGCAACCACGTTGCTGGGCACACCAGCAGCAGGGGCGGCAACGTCTCCCATTGA
- a CDS encoding WIAG-tail domain encodes MATNKRGKRRREKKPLFYIDNPRSSELKWLDEETRGRPSRAGRGIPEKELGIHSASAPISPVIREWRNMEVSTAADDVADEAIDVGIAGAKTWRDSVEPADWEEEAMSQPELDESSLKSVSDEEDATLSEATEDELTQEERTQRWTERQAAAAARSVPLPLVYTDDLAPGSVTEDKVARGAIGGNQLQYKSVSTQQLADYAVESINLAPQAVTSAKLAPQAVTEAHIAPQSITSEHIREGAIGGGKLQDGTIGPEKLADRTISGDKLAERSIDARHLRLESIAGELLEPGSIGAAQLGPGVVQSIHLANEAVDNAKLADGAVTSSKLAEGAISGRQIGPSTLSGDHLQPGLIQPHHLSESSIHSRHLAPESVGEQQLAPGAVGSRSLQAGAVTAHSLAPQSVDGRHVQEGAIGAAQIGAGQIESGHIADGALTSSKLAEQAVTTIKLADHAVTSSKLSDYSVTASKLADYSVHSRHLISGSVTQAHLAPESVGAQQLQQGVVNGRHLKSSIVGPEHLQRGAVGSEAIAPDAVGEEHLACGSVSAAQLADGAVTRSKLDAGSVGSQALAERVVGGRHLQADAVEAIHLAAGSVGTDAIAHEAVTSAKLAPGAVTERQLGAGTVFAHHLADYVVNSVKLSPESVSTDKLTDRAVTSAKLSDGSVSSSKLAPGAVERGHLAASAVGSAQLAPESVSRQHLEAEAVDERAIGNQAVTASKLAHQAVGAEHIAPAAVESQHIEPAAIGSDQLAAGAVTRQHLSADVFETDQWPEQFIPGSKLQRLAIGTEHLQPGSVGGEQLAADSVSATHLANGAVTMSKLALHSVAATHIAPESIHTLHLDAGAVDEAALANGAVTATKLAAGAVNASHLEQGAVERGHLAASAVTSETIVDGAVTAEKLAAGSVTDSTLADEAVQSRHVASQSIGADHLAPGAVGAAHLEAQSVGADTICEGSVGARHLVTDAVTAQHLSAQSVDRRHLAPDSVGSEHLSEGSVGAKMLQDGVVGPEKLAAEAIRSIHVAPGALMAQHLGDGAVHSRHLQSGAVEPRHLSREIFAAEQWQDGSIPGGKLQEGTVSSRHLAPGSVGSEQLQDSSVSSQKLSPLSVETGHICPGAVTAHQLAGQAVQSYHLASGSVTAEHLSDELRLADHWEDGTIDGAKLREGTIGGSHLEAGSVGMEQLAPSSVGSEQLYIEAVTQDKIARHAIVSWHLSPEVVQSHHLAPDVVDEAALADGAVSGTKLASSAVGTHHLAPESVDEAALADGAVSGTKLASGAVGTHHLAPESVDEAALADAAVSGTKLASGVVDAHHLAEQAVRSHHLASGSVGAQQLAVGSVTAEHLSSELRLADHWEDGTIDGAKLQEGTVCGSRLQSGSIRMEQLASSSVGSEQLYTGAVTRDKIARHAILSSHLSPEAVQSHHLTPESVDEAALAEGAVSGTKLASGAVGTHHLAPESVDEAALAEGAVSGTKLASGAVGTHHLAPESVDEAALADGAVSGTKLASGVIDAHHLADKAVRSHHLAAGSVTVYHLSSELRLADHWEDGTIDGAKLREGTVCGSHLQSDSIGMEQLAPSSVGSEQLYIGAVTRDKIARHAIISSHLSSEAVQSHHLSSESVDEAALADGAVSGRKLAPGAISTHHLTPESVDEAALADGAVSGAKLAPGAISTHHLTPESVDEAVLADGAVSGAKLAPGAISTHHLTPESVDEAALADGAVSGAKLAPGAIGTHHLSSESVDEAALADGAVSGAKLAPGAINTHHLSAGAVQPEHLAPGALTGQLLAEGSITADKLAPGVLSAGGPPVLEAGAVTGLHLADCSVPLSKLAFSPVVNLSAGNVIGQSFGLSPFAFDAQEEQLDVVILFDTPFGSDQYAMTATTDHPCCLAYVQSKTPEGAIITIVRNRISPNPSGTLNWIAIGPK; translated from the coding sequence ATGGCGACGAACAAGCGAGGTAAGCGCAGAAGGGAAAAGAAACCGCTGTTTTACATTGATAATCCAAGGTCCTCCGAGCTGAAATGGTTGGATGAGGAGACCAGGGGCAGGCCGAGCAGAGCCGGCAGGGGCATACCGGAGAAGGAGCTGGGAATCCATTCTGCATCCGCTCCGATTTCGCCTGTGATAAGGGAATGGAGAAATATGGAGGTTTCGACTGCGGCTGATGATGTTGCAGACGAAGCGATAGATGTGGGTATAGCTGGTGCGAAGACGTGGAGGGATAGCGTGGAACCTGCCGATTGGGAAGAGGAGGCCATGTCACAGCCCGAGCTGGATGAGAGCAGCCTGAAGAGTGTGTCTGACGAGGAAGACGCCACACTCAGTGAGGCCACAGAAGACGAATTAACCCAGGAGGAACGGACGCAGCGCTGGACAGAGCGACAGGCTGCCGCGGCTGCACGCAGTGTGCCGCTGCCGCTGGTGTATACGGATGATCTGGCTCCAGGCTCAGTCACGGAGGACAAGGTGGCTCGTGGCGCGATTGGCGGGAATCAACTGCAGTATAAGAGTGTCAGTACGCAGCAACTGGCCGATTACGCTGTGGAGAGCATCAACCTTGCTCCTCAAGCGGTCACCTCAGCGAAGCTTGCTCCTCAAGCGGTCACCGAGGCGCATATCGCGCCGCAATCGATAACGAGCGAGCACATTCGGGAAGGGGCGATTGGCGGCGGGAAGCTGCAGGATGGAACGATCGGCCCCGAGAAGCTGGCGGATCGCACCATCAGTGGAGATAAGCTGGCGGAACGCTCCATCGATGCCCGCCATCTGAGGCTAGAGAGCATCGCGGGCGAGCTGCTGGAGCCGGGTTCGATCGGAGCCGCTCAGCTTGGCCCTGGTGTAGTGCAGAGCATTCACTTGGCCAATGAAGCGGTCGATAACGCGAAGCTGGCTGACGGAGCCGTCACCAGCAGCAAGCTGGCGGAGGGGGCGATCAGCGGTCGGCAGATTGGTCCTTCGACGCTAAGCGGGGACCATCTTCAGCCCGGACTGATCCAGCCACACCATCTGTCGGAGTCGTCCATCCATAGCCGCCATCTGGCGCCCGAATCCGTCGGCGAGCAGCAGCTCGCCCCCGGCGCGGTGGGCAGTCGCTCGTTGCAGGCTGGGGCGGTGACGGCCCATAGCTTGGCGCCTCAATCCGTAGATGGGAGGCATGTCCAGGAAGGGGCGATCGGAGCCGCTCAGATCGGAGCCGGACAGATCGAATCGGGTCATATTGCTGATGGCGCATTGACCTCCAGCAAGCTGGCGGAGCAGGCGGTCACGACGATCAAGCTCGCTGACCATGCTGTAACGTCCTCCAAGCTGTCTGACTACAGTGTGACAGCGAGCAAGCTTGCCGACTATTCGGTGCATAGCCGACATCTGATCAGCGGCAGCGTAACTCAAGCTCATCTGGCGCCGGAAAGTGTGGGGGCACAGCAGTTGCAGCAGGGTGTGGTTAACGGGCGCCATCTTAAGTCCAGCATCGTAGGCCCTGAGCATCTGCAGCGGGGCGCGGTAGGGTCTGAAGCGATCGCGCCGGATGCCGTAGGCGAGGAGCATCTGGCATGCGGCTCCGTGTCCGCGGCTCAGCTAGCGGATGGAGCTGTTACCCGGTCAAAGCTGGATGCGGGAAGCGTCGGCTCACAGGCGCTGGCTGAGCGGGTTGTTGGCGGCCGCCATCTTCAGGCTGACGCTGTCGAGGCTATTCATCTGGCGGCGGGAAGTGTCGGAACAGATGCGATCGCGCATGAGGCGGTCACTTCAGCGAAGCTGGCGCCAGGTGCGGTCACCGAACGCCAGCTAGGAGCGGGAACGGTGTTTGCCCATCACTTAGCGGACTATGTCGTCAATTCCGTCAAGCTGTCGCCGGAGTCGGTCTCAACCGATAAGCTGACCGACCGAGCGGTGACATCCGCCAAGCTGAGCGACGGGAGCGTCAGCTCCAGCAAGTTGGCTCCAGGTGCGGTGGAGCGTGGTCATCTGGCGGCATCCGCTGTCGGCTCCGCACAGCTCGCCCCAGAGTCGGTATCCCGGCAGCACCTAGAGGCGGAAGCGGTCGATGAACGGGCCATTGGCAATCAGGCGGTGACGGCCTCCAAGCTGGCGCATCAGGCGGTAGGAGCGGAACATATCGCGCCGGCAGCAGTGGAGAGCCAGCATATTGAGCCGGCAGCTATCGGCAGCGATCAGTTGGCGGCAGGCGCGGTTACCCGGCAGCATCTGTCAGCGGATGTATTCGAGACAGATCAGTGGCCTGAACAATTCATACCCGGCAGCAAGCTTCAGCGGCTGGCGATCGGCACCGAGCATCTTCAGCCTGGAAGTGTGGGCGGGGAACAGCTTGCTGCGGATTCGGTATCCGCCACCCACCTAGCCAACGGTGCAGTTACGATGAGCAAGCTGGCGCTGCATTCGGTGGCGGCTACGCATATCGCGCCAGAGTCGATTCACACGCTTCATCTTGATGCTGGTGCAGTCGATGAGGCAGCACTTGCGAATGGAGCCGTCACAGCCACGAAGCTGGCGGCTGGTGCGGTGAATGCGTCCCATCTGGAGCAGGGTGCGGTGGAGCGCGGTCATCTGGCGGCGTCAGCGGTTACCTCAGAGACGATCGTTGACGGCGCTGTAACGGCTGAGAAGCTGGCGGCAGGCAGTGTAACGGACAGCACGCTCGCGGATGAGGCGGTGCAGTCGCGTCATGTGGCATCGCAGAGCATCGGTGCAGATCACCTGGCGCCTGGCGCAGTAGGGGCTGCGCATCTGGAAGCGCAGTCGGTCGGCGCCGATACAATCTGTGAAGGAAGCGTCGGCGCAAGACATCTGGTGACCGATGCGGTCACCGCGCAGCATCTGTCGGCTCAGTCGGTCGACAGGCGCCATCTGGCGCCGGATTCAGTAGGCAGCGAGCATCTGTCTGAGGGCTCCGTTGGTGCCAAGATGCTGCAAGATGGCGTGGTCGGCCCAGAGAAGCTGGCTGCAGAAGCTATCCGCAGCATCCATGTGGCGCCGGGAGCGCTCATGGCACAACATCTGGGTGACGGGGCGGTGCACAGCCGCCATCTTCAGTCTGGTGCTGTGGAGCCTAGGCATCTGTCACGCGAGATATTCGCCGCGGAGCAGTGGCAGGACGGCTCGATCCCGGGCGGCAAGCTGCAAGAGGGCACCGTGTCCAGCCGCCATCTGGCGCCGGGAAGTGTCGGTTCGGAGCAGCTTCAAGACAGTAGCGTCAGCTCGCAGAAGCTCTCCCCGTTATCGGTGGAAACCGGGCACATCTGCCCGGGGGCTGTAACTGCCCATCAGTTGGCGGGGCAGGCCGTGCAATCCTATCACCTGGCATCCGGCTCGGTCACGGCCGAGCATCTGAGCGATGAGCTCCGCTTGGCTGACCATTGGGAGGACGGGACGATCGACGGGGCGAAGCTGCGGGAGGGAACGATCGGTGGCAGCCATCTCGAAGCTGGCAGCGTCGGGATGGAGCAGCTTGCGCCCTCCTCTGTAGGAAGCGAGCAATTGTATATTGAAGCGGTCACCCAAGACAAGATTGCACGGCACGCTATCGTGTCCTGGCATCTCTCGCCTGAGGTCGTGCAGAGTCACCATCTGGCACCAGACGTAGTGGATGAGGCAGCTCTGGCGGATGGAGCGGTAAGTGGAACGAAGCTGGCATCCAGTGCGGTAGGCACGCATCATCTGGCTCCCGAGTCCGTGGATGAGGCAGCGCTGGCGGATGGAGCGGTAAGTGGAACGAAGCTTGCATCCGGTGCGGTAGGCACGCACCATCTGGCTCCCGAGTCCGTGGATGAGGCAGCACTGGCCGATGCAGCGGTAAGTGGAACGAAGCTGGCTTCTGGCGTGGTAGATGCTCATCATCTGGCAGAGCAGGCAGTACGCTCGCACCATCTGGCCTCAGGCAGCGTAGGCGCTCAGCAATTGGCAGTCGGTTCGGTCACAGCCGAGCATCTGAGCAGTGAGCTGCGTCTGGCTGACCATTGGGAGGACGGGACAATAGACGGGGCGAAGCTGCAGGAGGGAACGGTCTGTGGCAGCCGCCTTCAATCTGGCAGCATCAGGATGGAGCAGCTTGCTTCCTCCTCTGTAGGAAGCGAGCAGTTATATACTGGAGCGGTCACCCGCGACAAGATTGCACGGCATGCCATCCTGTCCTCGCACCTCTCGCCCGAGGCCGTGCAGAGCCATCATCTGACTCCTGAGTCCGTGGATGAGGCAGCGCTGGCGGAGGGAGCGGTAAGTGGAACGAAGCTGGCATCCGGTGCGGTAGGCACGCATCATCTGGCTCCTGAGTCCGTGGATGAGGCAGCGCTGGCGGAGGGAGCGGTGAGTGGAACGAAGCTTGCATCCGGTGCGGTAGGCACGCACCATCTGGCTCCCGAGTCCGTGGATGAGGCAGCGCTGGCGGATGGAGCGGTGAGTGGAACGAAGCTGGCTTCGGGCGTGATAGACGCTCATCATCTGGCAGATAAGGCAGTACGCTCGCACCATCTGGCGGCCGGTTCGGTCACGGTCTATCATCTGAGCAGTGAGCTGCGCCTGGCTGACCATTGGGAGGACGGGACAATAGACGGGGCGAAGCTGCGGGAGGGAACCGTCTGCGGCAGCCACCTTCAATCTGACAGCATCGGAATGGAGCAGCTTGCGCCCTCTTCTGTAGGAAGCGAGCAACTGTATATTGGAGCCGTAACTCGCGACAAGATTGCACGGCACGCCATCATATCCTCGCATCTCTCGTCCGAGGCCGTGCAGAGCCATCATCTGTCCTCTGAGTCCGTGGATGAGGCAGCGCTGGCCGATGGAGCGGTGAGCGGAAGAAAGCTGGCTCCCGGTGCAATAAGCACGCATCATCTGACCCCTGAGTCCGTGGATGAGGCAGCGCTGGCGGATGGAGCGGTGAGCGGGGCGAAGCTGGCTCCCGGTGCAATAAGCACGCATCATCTGACTCCTGAGTCCGTGGATGAGGCAGTACTGGCGGATGGAGCGGTGAGCGGGGCGAAGCTGGCTCCGGGAGCAATAAGCACGCATCATCTGACCCCTGAATCCGTGGATGAGGCGGCGCTGGCCGATGGAGCGGTGAGCGGGGCGAAGCTGGCTCCGGGGGCAATAGGCACGCATCATCTGTCCTCTGAGTCCGTGGACGAGGCAGCGCTGGCGGATGGAGCGGTGAGCGGGGCGAAGCTGGCTCCGGGGGCAATAAACACGCATCATCTGTCCGCCGGGGCAGTCCAGCCGGAGCATCTGGCTCCCGGAGCGTTGACGGGTCAACTGCTAGCTGAAGGCAGTATTACAGCAGACAAATTGGCACCCGGGGTACTGAGCGCAGGGGGGCCCCCTGTTCTTGAGGCGGGGGCGGTCACCGGGCTGCATCTGGCAGATTGCTCGGTGCCACTGTCGAAGCTGGCCTTCTCGCCAGTAGTCAATCTATCGGCCGGCAATGTCATTGGCCAATCCTTCGGCTTGTCGCCGTTCGCCTTCGACGCGCAGGAGGAGCAGCTCGATGTGGTAATCCTGTTCGATACGCCGTTTGGCAGCGACCAGTATGCAATGACAGCGACGACTGACCACCCGTGCTGTCTCGCCTACGTCCAGTCTAAAACACCGGAGGGCGCGATCATTACTATCGTTCGAAACCGGATCAGCCCGAACCCGAGCGGGACGCTGAACTGGATCGCGATAGGCCCCAAATAA
- a CDS encoding deoxyguanosinetriphosphate triphosphohydrolase family protein has protein sequence MDLRTLRLDEPSIHNFSEERDEYERDYARMIQSPAFRRLQGKSQVFGAGTGDYYRTRLTHSLEVSQIAREVARRLTKRYPFLSRKEHPGLMMESAVVECAALAHDLGHPPFGHKGEAVLNGLLLQHSGIPYEGNAQNFRILMFLEKRAGSGSGLDLTAAVLLAINKYPFSLGVPGMLKGLYTSEWAAIQELRDLWQMPEGCGTLETQLMDLCDDIAYSTHDIEDGIRAGKIRMDRAFFEDNRVVELLVQEITQDEHNSDVCWDEVDIPSMVRSVLSSYYAQWEEVYAACNRDSSRTRKEMKARWVSIFAGGVGIIDDQAHNWKRVTFVRDGQKDYELLRTMEVLKKLAWVTLIKDFRVQRLQMRSEIRIRRLWDSFIDPDYGRLIIPPDWINNYEQHKQQWPWARFVADYISGMTDAYADKVYAELFSGISGSIYEKD, from the coding sequence GCGGCTCGATGAGCCGTCCATTCATAACTTTAGCGAGGAACGGGATGAATATGAACGCGATTATGCGCGCATGATTCAGTCCCCTGCCTTTCGTCGGCTGCAAGGAAAATCTCAAGTATTCGGCGCTGGAACCGGTGATTATTATCGGACACGACTCACCCATTCGCTTGAGGTGTCACAGATCGCCCGCGAGGTTGCCCGTCGTCTGACCAAGCGTTATCCATTTCTCTCCCGCAAGGAGCACCCTGGACTGATGATGGAATCGGCTGTTGTCGAGTGCGCGGCGCTGGCGCATGATCTGGGTCACCCTCCGTTCGGACACAAGGGAGAGGCCGTACTGAACGGCCTGCTCCTGCAGCATAGCGGCATCCCCTATGAGGGCAACGCGCAAAATTTCCGCATTCTGATGTTTCTGGAGAAGCGCGCTGGCAGCGGCAGCGGTCTCGATCTGACGGCGGCCGTGCTGCTGGCCATTAATAAATATCCGTTCTCGCTGGGCGTTCCTGGCATGCTCAAGGGACTGTACACCTCCGAATGGGCGGCCATCCAGGAGCTGCGCGACCTGTGGCAGATGCCTGAGGGCTGCGGCACGCTGGAGACCCAACTGATGGATCTGTGCGACGACATCGCTTATTCCACGCATGACATCGAGGATGGCATACGCGCTGGCAAGATCCGCATGGATCGCGCCTTCTTCGAGGACAATCGCGTCGTCGAGCTGCTCGTGCAAGAGATTACACAAGATGAGCATAACAGCGATGTCTGTTGGGATGAGGTCGACATCCCGTCCATGGTGCGTAGCGTGCTGTCCAGCTATTACGCGCAATGGGAGGAAGTCTATGCCGCCTGCAACCGCGACTCCTCGCGCACACGCAAAGAGATGAAGGCGCGCTGGGTCAGCATCTTCGCAGGTGGTGTCGGCATCATCGACGATCAGGCGCACAACTGGAAGCGCGTCACCTTTGTCCGTGACGGACAGAAGGATTATGAGCTGCTGCGGACGATGGAGGTGTTGAAGAAGCTCGCCTGGGTAACGCTGATCAAGGATTTTCGCGTGCAACGACTGCAGATGCGCAGCGAGATTCGCATCCGCAGGCTGTGGGACAGCTTCATCGATCCGGATTATGGGCGGCTCATCATCCCCCCGGACTGGATCAATAACTATGAGCAGCATAAGCAGCAATGGCCCTGGGCCCGCTTCGTTGCCGACTACATCTCCGGCATGACCGATGCCTATGCAGACAAGGTCTATGCCGAGCTGTTCTCAGGCATATCCGGCTCGATCTACGAGAAGGACTAG